Within Anolis sagrei isolate rAnoSag1 chromosome 3, rAnoSag1.mat, whole genome shotgun sequence, the genomic segment GGAATAAAGTTGTGATCTGTTTGGACCATGTCTCCCATTGGGGTTGTGgatgggggatgctgggactgattGTCTATTGCAAGGGTCCGCTTCAGGGCTGGGATCACCTTTGGGAGTCTTCAGGTGCATGGTTTGCTTGCAACAGCCACCTGCATCACAGACTGTCTTCCTATCCAAGTACATTTGGAGTTTAAGGATTTAAAAGACACATCCTCAATACATTGGGggtttattaaattatattacacTAGATATAATTTAATTAACTTTAGGTTGTATGTTATAATTTGGTATATATATGGGTTTAATTTGATATATGCGAGTATATTTTGGTATGTGTTGCTCTATGTTGGGTCTTGGATGGCCGATattgcatttgtatttttttatcaggcatttaatgtttgcctttttttcattggaatccgccctgagtcctctcagggagatagagtggaagttggtattattattattattatttcaaacccAGTTATTTGCTAAGACTCATATATGCTTTAGGATCAATCCTTGCAGTCGGTGTTTTCCAGCTACTAAGCAGGTAACAGGAACAAGCCCCCCTGTTCTAAAATTGGTTACATGTGAACATTTGAAGTCAGTGCAGGGAATGACATCTAATACCTGGAAAACTGAAAggttggagaagaggaggaggaaaggagaaagaaaagggagggggagagggaggaggagcaaAGCTGCAAAGAGAAGAAATCAGTCCAGAGTCTCAAATGCTTTTATGCAAGCTTCTGCATAAAGACCCTCAGCATCGCAGCCCCGGCAACAAGAATATAAGGCTGAAGATTTCTGGCTATTGACATGGTAAGATATGGCAATTAAAAGATACTTTGATGTCTTGGCATGTACCCTGGTTTTGGTGCAAGGGTGTggtgtgtttgtttttctttgtccCAATGCCAGTGTGTCCTTGGTTATTTTGAGCATTTTTCATGTCTCCTGTTTTATATGTCAGTTACCCTTCATGCACATGTTCATTCATTGTGTGGGCATTGAACAGCAAGGTGATGAGATCTGGCAGGGCAAAAGCTTTGCAGACTGATTTAGAAGACTGGTCAAGGTAGTAATGAAATGCCGATTTCTTCTCAGGTATACTGCAAatattctccctcctccctctttctgcaACTCTTTTCCCAATGGAAACAGGCTAATGACTGGTGAGCCTGATGTCTTGTCTTTAATGTGTGgacaaaagaaaataaacaaacctttCAGCTTCAGGTGTGGGGCAGGAAAGTAGAGGTGGGAGACCTGTGCAAAGCATGCTGCGGGATTTTGCCACAAAAGAAATCTTGCTGTGAGGAAAACAGGTCTCTCTCCTGCATTCCTGTGAGCATTTCCCCCCAATCGTTGCTTTCCATATTGATTAGCCAGAAAAGAGTAATTACTGCAACGCGTCTTCAGTCGGCTGGTCACAGGGAATGAGACCAGGAGCTATCCGTTGTGCTGATCCTTAAAAACTGTGGATGTGTGCTGCATAATACCGCACAGAAAAGAAGGAATATGAATAGGTTCATTATTGCTGGGTGTATTCATCCACACTGATGAAACTGGAGGACAAAGTGAAGGCCTTTTCCAGCTATGCGTCAACCCGTATTTGGCCAAATAGTTGACGTTGGGTAGTTTGACATTTGGAATTTTCCTTCATCTGTTATTAAATATAAGGCAGGTCTATGTGAAAATATGCTTAATATTTTGCAAGTATTAAAAACTTAAGTGGGTAAGTTTCCATTCCTTCTCCACAGCATAAATCCCTAAAGTAATCAGATAGAAAGACATATTTTTAGCCTACTCATGTTAGAAATCAGGGTGGGACTGACCTAAAATGATATTCAAATCAGAAAGCTATTTTTCCCAAGATGGCAAAGACAGCTgctgaaacaaaaagaaaataatagtgCAAGTAAATGGGGCATTTTTAAGTACGGGGCCCTGTGTTGCTTGGGTCTATTTAGAAAGCAGACACAACCCTATACTATACTCCTGTATGACATGTCTCCTTTGTGTTACCCTTTTATCCACTGATTCTTTCAAAATGGGAACTGAGAGGCTATTATTAGAGCATTCAATTTAATCAGTGAGAAGATGAGTAGTTATTGAAAAGCATTTGTGCAGCCTGCTCTGAAGAGATAGAACTGGAATAAATCCACATATTGGCCATATGCCTTAATACCAATGAGTACAATTATTAAACGGAATAGCACAAAGAAGTGTTCTGAAAACCCATTCCTCATATAAAGGCAAatcaaataaaatagaaaaaaaactaCATCTATATGTGTTTTTCCACAATGTGACTTCGTATGAATATCTAgtccctttcttttaaaaatatacaaacaaatacaacAGTCAAAATGTCTAAAACTATGAACATTTATTTATACTTAGAAAAAAAGACATGATAAAGTATCTAATGAAGTGTGTCAAAAGCATACAATATAAAAGACAGTGATTAGGTATTTTAATTAAATGGCGACAATGACCAATGGGCAATTTGAGATGAGGCTGTAGCCAGTTAAGCATTTGAATGGCACATCTTTTTATCATTAGTCATTAAAATTCTTGACTATTCTAATTATGGAAAATAAGTCTTTATACCTATACATGTAAAAATGACAAATCAAACTGAAAATATAGATATAAGAACACATAATGTCAGTGTCAAAATCTTATCGAGGTTCTCAGAGGATCATTTAATTAAGAGATTTATAAAATAgtcagaagcatacaagaagcaaCTACAATAGAGTCTAGGTTAcctaacataaacaggccggcagaacattggataagtgaaaatgttggataataaggaaggattaaggaaaagtattttaaatgtcaatttacgttatgattttacaaattaagcaccaaaacatcattttttttacaacaaatcaacagaaaaagcagttcagtacactgtaaagttatgtagtaatttatttatgaatttagcactgaaacatcgcaatgtattgaaacagctgtagacctgggtgggaggcagactgcattggataatacagaacattggatgtgcaaaggctggataagtgagactctgctgtatgACTTACATGCAAATCATTTGTTTGTTCCTTCAAGGTGTTAAActatttcttttttgctttccctCATTTATCTtgatattataaataaacagCATTATTACTATCAcataattactgtttttatatggttgCTGGTACCTTTTACTCAAAATTTTGGCATGGTGGACAATTAGACAAACTGCAAGATAACAACTGACATTTTTGAACTCAGCTTTGTTTTCAAAATGTCTTCCATTGTGTAGTGTGTCCGGTTTCCCTAGAACAGATGATGCAACATTCATCAGGCCAGTGAAAAGTAAAACTGGAATAACTACTGTGTcaaaaatattgttgtttttgttgttattaatattgttaCATTGCCAATGGTAATTGTACAGGTAgtctcatttattttatttatgtgagAGTTCTTCCTTGCTGAAAGATGCTGAATTAGTATGAGACTAAAGATAAGCATCATTATTGTTTAGCAAAGAAGCTATCCATTTATAAAGGAGAAGTATACATGCCAGAGAAGCTTAATGCACTTGCTATTATAAAGTGTATACAGTACATTGAAATTAATGGGACTTACATTATCATGGCTGATTTCCTCATTGGAATTACTATAAGCATGACTAAATATAAGTCCATTTTATTATCTTTTCTCTGTCTGGTTGCATTGAGTCCCCTGGCACTGATCTGGAGAACTCAACATGGTCAGAGTAGATTGGCTCTAACTCTAGAACCAACAGTTTCTATAAAGAATCTGTATGACTTACATGCAATTCATTTGTTTGTTCCTTCAAGGTGTTAAACattccaagctggaatgtgtccagaggagggcgactaaaatgatcaagggtctggagaacaagccctatgaggagcagcttaaggagctgggcatgtttagcctgaagaagagaaggctgagaggagatatgatagccatgtataaatatgtgagaggaagtcacagggaggaaggagcaagcttgttttctgcttccctggagactaggccgcggaacaatggcttcaaactacaagaaaggagaatccatctgaacatgaggaagaacttcctgactgtgtgagctgttcagcagtggaactctctgccctggagtgtggtggagtctccttcttggaagcttttaaacagaggctggatggccatctgtcaggggtgatttaaatgcaatattcctgcttctaggcagggggttggactggatggcccatgaggtcttttccaactctttgattctatgattctatgaaagctctACCAAGGGTACATATCAGAGTTTCCAATTCCTGCCAATCAACTATGAACATTATAACTGGGCAAGAAAAATATGGGGAACATTGTTCTCCAATGGTGATGTGAAAATTGTCATTTGAAGTGTAAGGGCGAAAGCACGAAGCCGTGTGAATCCAGAGGTCTTTGTTTTGGTTCAGAGGTCATTGCAAACTTCAGCTTTTTGTTTCCTGATTAGAGCAAATTTGGTATGATCAAGTTTCAATGCTGTCGTGTAGAAGGGTTTCTTATTATTAATTGTATGGTTTCTCTCTCTTACATGGATTCTGtaaacagttttatttattttttgttattttgattGCAGCACCACTTGTGACCAGACAGCATGGAGTTCAAAAGAGGAAAAACCTTCATAAAATCCAGCATGCAACTGACCCATGAGAAATTACCTTTAGTGGGCTTGAGTCCTAGAGACAAAGACAATGCAGGAAAGGACATCAAAGAAAGAAACCTTCCCTACATTGAAACTGCAAAATCAAGTTTCTCTACAGATAAAAGTGATAGTATTTCAAACAGGTCAGCAAAAACTGGCTCAAGCGAGAGCATCTTGTTGCTCCAAGAATCCTTCTACAAACCTGTACGGAAAAGTAAAACCCATGACTGTGCTCTAGGCACTGTAGACAAGTCTGAACAATGTAGCTATAATACCAAAATCTCTGAAGAGGGTGTTGTAGCACCTGGACGAACTAAAGGACGACTCGTCAACAGTGCTAGCTTCTCCGGGCTTGGGAATACACAGAATTCTCACACCAAAAAAGACTCTGTAGTCAACTCAAGCCATTTCTTGAACAGTCCACAGCAGATGATTGATTACCGCAACTTTGTACCACAGATGCCCTTTGTGCCAGCTGTGGCCAAAAGTATCCCCAGGAAGAGGATTTCGCTAAAGCGATCCAAGAAAGGTCTCCGGGACATTTTTCATATTAAGAAAAACAAACCTGAGAATCTTGCTTTGTtgtcagaaaagcaaaaaagactTCCATTTCCAGGGTGCAGGTCAGAATTAGCAGGCAGATTTGGTAAATATTTCTTTAAAGCTGGAGATACCTTTACTGCTGACTGTTTGGCACAAGACTTTTCTGATGGCGAATTTCTGTCAGAGTCCTCCTATGAGTATTCCAGTGCTCTTTGTGAAGATGTTGCTTCTCTGAAGAGCTTTGATTCCCTCACTGGATGCGGAGAGATCTTTGCAGATGAGAGCTCTGCTCACATGGAACTGGAGATCAGCAAAGAAATCTCACTAAGGCAATCGCAACAGAAGGGGAACCCTGCCATGGGATCCTTTCAAGGTGGAGTGGAACAGCTTGCATCTCCAGCCCAAAATGAAGCAGCTGATTTTGCAAAACTTTGGGATAATATCAACAAATCAGTGCAACTGCATCAGAAAACATTGTTTGATAGAAGGCTATTGAAAATACCTAATAGTGAAGTAGGAATGGCTAGAAATGAGACCAGCGCCTTAGTGACAGACTTGTTGTCTTCTCCTGACTCTTCCAAAGAGAGCTCCATAGACACTGGGACCCCAAAGAGTGACAACCAGGAATCCATGTCCACTAGTGATGAAGGATACTATGATTCATTTTCTCCTGGGCAAGATGAGGAACTCAAGGATGATCAATCACCTGGAGTACCAGGTCGGTTTCCAAGAGACAGCTATAGTGGAGATGCTCTGTATGAACTATTCTGTGACCCCAGTGAAGCTCAGATCAGCCCAGGGCTAGACGATGACCTCTGTATGTCTGAAAGCATTTCAGAAAAGGCCAATGAAATACCGTTGTCTATTTATAGCTTTCATGTAGGGTCAGAAGAAAATATGGCTTCCCAACCAGCTGTTGATATTATCAGCCAAGGTTTCCTTCACAGCACATGGAAAGGCAAGGAATGCCTACTCAAACTGTGTGATACAGAGCTCTCCCTGACCATGGGGATCATCAACTGGCTACGAAAAAACCCAGGTCTGATTTCCCCCCAAGATCTTCCTAAGAATCCTCAGTCACAGTTAGAGCAAGTTGGTGAACCAATGTTAACAGACAAGAACAAGTACAGAGCAACTCTAGAGGACAATAAAACTGATCCAGATGGATCTTCAGATTTCCTCAAAAATGGAACACATTCATATTCAATAGACAAAACTGAACAAAGGCAAAGTGATAGTCTTACATGTGACTCACCTCAAGAAAGTTCTCAAGAAAGGGAAGGAACTCTGAGTGCAATGTCTCCTCTCATAACAGACAACAGCATGTGGTGTGACATGCAGAGATCAGAGGGGAGTTGGGATGACCTAATGAATTCATCTGAAATGGAGAAGATATCTCTCTTAGGAGAGTGCACAGAACCCAACACTGAAACTCTATCATTTGAAGTCCTCAATCTGGAGACAATTGGCCAAACTGATGAGAACTCTTTGGTAATTGATAACCATGATGCCGAGTCATGTTCTTCTTACATGACTGCTGCAACTTCTCCCGATTCTCTAGAAACTGGAGATGAATGTGAGACAAAGGATCAAGCATCAGCAGCAGAAGGTGACAAGCCAATAGAGCCACTGAATCTCAGTCATTCTCAAAGCTACATCAACCAGACACCAAAGGAGAATGAGAGTAACATGGCGCAGCTTTTGGAACATTGTGCCACTCAGGTTGCATCATTAAAGATCAGTTATGATGCTGAAAATAAGCACTTGGATGATAAAGACACTGGAAATGCAGTGAGCAATAATACTGATACAAGGAATCAATTAAAAAAccaaccaagcttgcaaaatgaATGTAGCTGTATACCTCCTTTTGATGATTATTCAAATCAATGTAATATTAAGACAAATTTTGGTAGTAGTGCTCCATATCTCATGAACAATAAGGAAGATGGTATTTGCGTTGATGATCAGAAAAAGATGACTATCCTAGACTACATGGGTCCAGTTGCAAAAAACAAACTAACTTTTGAATATGCCCAATTGAATAATCAAGCTCTATCTTATATTAGAGATTTTCGATTTGAACTTGGCATTCAGAATTCCACTACCATGTCAAACATCTGCAGACCCACATTTTTACCACTCCTCAGTTCCATTTGTTCAGACACAGTCCATGGCTTTCGCCAGTCTTTGTGTAGGAAAAGCGGTTTGCTGGAGAAGCATCCAGAAGATCAAGAAGTTTCACCAAGAAACTCACCTTTAGGTGCTTATTCAAAATTCCAATACAAGCTACTGCCACAGGTAACCATCCCTCCACTTCCAGAGGATGCTACCAAAGGGACAGTACTGATGGAGAAGAAGCATGACTAACTTGGTTAAGTAAGGTAAGTCTTAGTATGAAAACCAaaaaggttgggttgttgtaggattttcgggctgtatggccatgttctagaagcattctctcctgacgtctcacctgcatctgtggcaggcatcctcagaggttgtgaggtcctcataacctctgagcatgcctgccacagatgcagggggaacatcaggagagaatgcttctagaacatggcgatacagcccaaaaaactacaacaactcagtgattccagccatgaaagcctttacaaTAAATCAAAAAGATATTTGGTTCTGTCCAAGAGTTTGAAGGAGTGTGTGATACCTTCATTATTTTATCCTCAAGCTGAAACTTGAGTTTTGTAGCTATTTGTCCCTCCaaatcctttcttctctatccCACAAACATACTCAACCACTTTCCGGGAAGGATTAGTGCAGAGTGGCTCTTTGGATATTGTTGAACCATCAAACCTCACCATTGGGCTATTCTGAGTTATATACACATGCTTTGGAtaatatagggaagggttaacatccctgtggtgtttagttttgctgtctgtgcccctgttcagaagatttcccctcactttctgtaccTGTGATCATTAGATTTTGaacaatttggcttgttgtggaaagaaggattggtgataaagctttagtgcaaacaccttttccccatgatcactTTTTCAGGATTGAAAGTCCCTTCCTACGTttagatttctctcacatcctgttgtctcacacccattttcaattatgagtcatttgtaagtctgatgtttataactcaggaactgcctgtatatgtgAAATTTCTAATTTTAGTGTTTGGTATACAGTCTATTTACGCCCATGAGAAATGTGTGTATCTTGTACGTATGCTTTTGGACTACATTCTAGAAGCCTGTTATCTCTGACTACTTgggattgagggaagtcaaacCCATTGATTCATGACATTCATAAGcggaaaaggggaaggaggggtGATTCCCCTCCCCCATCCAAATGACGCAAGCACCTTTGCTAATATTGGTGAATGTGTGAAGCAGCAGCCAAGAGAGCTCTGTACCTCTGTGGCTGCTGCTATGGTGATGAAAAATGACAAAGGTAAGTGCCATCCCATTTTAACCATGCTATGAGTGCAGGGAAAGTGGGATAGCTGTATTGACCCATATGAACAGCAAGGTTTTGGAGCTTTGGAGTATTCCCCAACTTTACCTAACACAGGTCAAACCTATGTTAAGTGTCTTTATATTGCCTTGGAGATTATATGGCCCCTGTGTCATATAAACACCATGGAGCGGTTTCTTATCCTCTTCGAGGTGTGTGGCCTGTGTAGATGGCCTGGAGATAGCAACTTTTTGACCTTTTTATTAATACAGAAGGTTCTCCAAGTGAATATTTCCCAGTATACTAGTTTTTGTGAAAAGCCTCAATGGATAGAAAGTCACACCCCATATGAAGAGAGAGAAGGTAACATATGCAGATGGAATAGAGCTAGCATGTTCCCTGTGcttgtagtttttcaatgatATCTGAGTAAGAACCAGTGTTCTCAGGAATCTAGAGAAGGGGTTTATGTTCTTATAACTCTGGATCAGGCTGTCCAGAAATCAGGTGATGGTTTCCCTTCATGTCCCTGAAGACCTTGAAGCCTGGAAGCTCTAAATTGACACAAATCCAGTGCTACCATGAACAGACATAGAGAAAAGCGATTTCTAGGCAGGCGTTACTGTCTTTTGGATACAGGAAGTAGAAGCGTAGCAGCTGTAGCTGTCAGAAGTGGTAATGTACCTAACTGTAGTGCTTTATGAGATGTACTGCAAACCGACATTATTGAACTGGGGGCATTTTCTAATATATTGCTTCACTAGCTGAAGTAGCATGCTGCCAGTTGGCAGTGAGGATACCTGCCAGACTAGAGATATGTCACTTTTTGTTTGCTATGATGATATGTTGTTCAAAATGGGATGATTTTGCTATCTGTGGAAAATTGGAAGGTTACTTTCAATAGCCATTTAGTGGTGTTCTCACAAGGCTAGAACTTTGGATAAATGACTGAATTTGGGCA encodes:
- the AMER3 gene encoding APC membrane recruitment protein 3, with amino-acid sequence MEFKRGKTFIKSSMQLTHEKLPLVGLSPRDKDNAGKDIKERNLPYIETAKSSFSTDKSDSISNRSAKTGSSESILLLQESFYKPVRKSKTHDCALGTVDKSEQCSYNTKISEEGVVAPGRTKGRLVNSASFSGLGNTQNSHTKKDSVVNSSHFLNSPQQMIDYRNFVPQMPFVPAVAKSIPRKRISLKRSKKGLRDIFHIKKNKPENLALLSEKQKRLPFPGCRSELAGRFGKYFFKAGDTFTADCLAQDFSDGEFLSESSYEYSSALCEDVASLKSFDSLTGCGEIFADESSAHMELEISKEISLRQSQQKGNPAMGSFQGGVEQLASPAQNEAADFAKLWDNINKSVQLHQKTLFDRRLLKIPNSEVGMARNETSALVTDLLSSPDSSKESSIDTGTPKSDNQESMSTSDEGYYDSFSPGQDEELKDDQSPGVPGRFPRDSYSGDALYELFCDPSEAQISPGLDDDLCMSESISEKANEIPLSIYSFHVGSEENMASQPAVDIISQGFLHSTWKGKECLLKLCDTELSLTMGIINWLRKNPGLISPQDLPKNPQSQLEQVGEPMLTDKNKYRATLEDNKTDPDGSSDFLKNGTHSYSIDKTEQRQSDSLTCDSPQESSQEREGTLSAMSPLITDNSMWCDMQRSEGSWDDLMNSSEMEKISLLGECTEPNTETLSFEVLNLETIGQTDENSLVIDNHDAESCSSYMTAATSPDSLETGDECETKDQASAAEGDKPIEPLNLSHSQSYINQTPKENESNMAQLLEHCATQVASLKISYDAENKHLDDKDTGNAVSNNTDTRNQLKNQPSLQNECSCIPPFDDYSNQCNIKTNFGSSAPYLMNNKEDGICVDDQKKMTILDYMGPVAKNKLTFEYAQLNNQALSYIRDFRFELGIQNSTTMSNICRPTFLPLLSSICSDTVHGFRQSLCRKSGLLEKHPEDQEVSPRNSPLGAYSKFQYKLLPQVTIPPLPEDATKGTVLMEKKHD